The Bacteroidota bacterium DNA window GTCCATCTCCTTTCAGACAACGCCCAGGAGATCATTCCGTCGCCTGACGAACGGTGGATCGCGCTGGTGGAACGATTCAACGCCTACATCGCGGTGTTCCCGAAAACGGGCCAGCCCGTTTCGATCGGCCCGGGAACCTCGGAATACCCGGTGAAGCGCGTCACCCGCGACGCGGGGACCTACCTCGATTGGTCCGCCGACAGCAAGAAACTCTACTGGTCGCTCGGTCCGCAACTCTACTCCCGCGACCTTACCAATACGTTCAAGTTTGTGACGGGCGCGCGGGATTCCATACAGGAAAAACCCGACACCGCCGGAATCCCCATCGGGTTTTCCGCACTCACGGACAATCCGACCGGTTCGATCGCGCTCACCGGGGCTACAATCATCACGATGAAGGGCGATGAAGTAATCAAGGATGCGACCATTCTTGTGGAACGCAATCGGATCGTCGCGGTGGGGCCTTCCGGCAAGGTGCCGGTCCCGAAATCGGCGCTGAAGTTCGATGTGACAGGAAAAACCATTATGCCGGGAATGATCGACGTCCATGCCCACGTCGGCTTCGAGCAACTCACCCCCCATGCGGACTGGCGATACTACGCCAACCTCGCATTCGGTGTGACGACCTCCCACGATCCTTCCTCCAATACGGAGATGGTGTTTTCAAACTCGGAATTGATCAGGGCCGGGTTGATTGTCGGGCCGAGGCTCTATTCGACCGGAGCGATCCTGTACGGCGCGGAGGCGCCTTTTAAGGCGGTCATCAATAATTTCGACGACGCGATGTCGAACCTGCGCCGGCTCAAGGCGGTGGGGGCGTTCACCGTGAAGAGTTACAATCAGCCGAGGAGGGATCAGCGCCAGCAAATCATCGAGGCCGCGCGCGCGCTCGAGATGATGGTGGTTCCGGAAGGCGGCTCGACGTTCTTCTGGAATATGTCGATGATTCTCGACGGGCACACGGGCATCGAACATTCCATTCCGGTCTCGCCGCTGTATAAAGACGCGATTACGCTCCTCTCGAAAAGCAAAACGGGCTGGACACCGACGCTCATCGTGAGCTACGGGGGGTTGTTCGGAGAGAACTACTGGTACATGAAGGAAAAGGTATGGCAGAACGAGCATCTCCTGCAGTTCACGCCGCGGGAGGTGATCGATTCCCGGTCACGGCGAAGGATGATGGCCGAGGAGGACGACTTCAACCATGTCGAGAACGCAAAGTCGGTGAAGACGGCCCTCGACGCCGGGGCGAAGGTTCAGTTGGGGGCGCACGGACAATTGCAGGGGCTCGGGGCGCACTGGGAGCTCTGGATGCTCGCCCAGGGGGGGATGACTCCCCTTGAAGCGATCCGGTGTGCTACGCTCTACGGCGCGCAGTATATCGGACTCGACAAAGACCTCGGATCGCTCGAACCGGGAAAACTCGCCGACCTAGTTATCATGGACAAGAATCCGCTCGAAAACATCGAAAACACCGAATCGGTGAAGTATGTGATGAAGAACGGACGGCTCTACGACAGCTGGACAATGGATGAGATCGGAAACCATCCGAAGAAGCGTGGAAAATTCTATTGGGAATCCGCGTCCCTGCGGGGAGCATCGGGAATCGGAACGGGCGCCGGGATGGGAGACGACTGAGACGCTCGGGCGGCGCATGCGCGCTATTGACATTAAGGTGCGGCTTTTGTAGATTTTCTGCTCGAACGCATTACCATCAGACTAGGTTATGGGGGACATGAAGCAAAATCCGAGGATGCTCTGCGTCGACGACAATCCCGATCTGCGCAGAACACTCGAACAGCAATTTGAAAATGAGGATTTTGTCGTCGATACGGCGGGCGACGGAGAGTCCGCTCTTAAGAAAATTACGGCGGCCGGCTACGACATCGTCCTGCTCGACGTGAAAATGCCGAACATGAACGGGCTGGCGGTGCTTCAGGAAATGAAACGGTTAGGCAAGCTGACGAACGTGATCATGCTGACCGGCATCGACGACACGCAGGTCGCGCTCGAATGCGTCAAACTCGGCGCAAGAGACTTCATTCAGAAGCCGTATGATCCCGAGGAGTTGCTTCACATCGTGAACAGAGTCCTGAGCGCGCAGGAGTAGCGGGCGCGGGGGGTTAGTTTCCGGGCGAGTCGGAGGCAGGCTTGCCGGCAGAATCAGCTTTGGGTTTCTTCCGGTACATGATTCCGACGGGAATGATCACGCAATAGCCGAGAAGGAGCAGGAGAGGTGCGAGGGTGAGCTGCCGGAACCCTTCCACCACGTTTCCCGAGAGCGCCACATACCCCATCACGATCACCACGAGACCGATTCCCAGGATCACGAAGTTTTCCTTCTCAAGCGGGAATGTCAGGTCCGGTTTCCCCTTCTTGAGCTGTTTCCCCTTTTCAACTTTTGCCATGGCGCCTAAGATGATGTTGTAGGTTCCAATCTAACGAATTCCGGAGAGTATTCAAAACAATTCTTCTCGTTCCGCCACTCTGCGGCGGAACGCCTACCGGGACGCTCTGCGACCCATCCTGGTTGCGGCGCAGAGCGCCGCAGAATGCGTTCCCACGCAGAGCGTGGGAACGAGACAAACGGGCTAAGACTTGCCGCCCTCCATCGCTTCCAGCCGTCCGTCCGCCATCCGGAACACCCGGTTCGACTCCCCCGCGAATTTCTCGTTATGCGTCACGATGAGAAACGTCTGATTCGCCGTCCGGTTGAGCTCCAGCAACAATTCATGAAGGTGTCCGCTCGCGACGGAATCGAGATTTCCGGAGGGTTCATCAGCGAGGACGATCGGGGGATCGTTCGCGAGGGCGCGCGCCACGGCGACCCGCTGCTGTTCCCCGCCGGAAAGCTCGGAGGGGCGATGGTGGAGGCGGGCTTCGAGGCCGACATTGGCGAGTAACGTTGTCCCCTTCGCCGCCGCAGCATCTCTCGGCACCCTCTGGATCATCATCGGGATCATTACATTCTCGAGGGCCGTAAATTCCGCAAGGAGATGATGAAACTGGAAAACGAACCCCACGCTTCCGCCTCGCACTCGCGCGAGTTCTTCCTCTCCCAGGAGGCCGATATTTTTCCCCATCCAGAAGACCTCCCCGCCTGATGGACGGTCGAGGCCGCCCAGAATGTGAAGCAGCGTGCTTTTCCCCGAGCCCGAAGCGCCCACGATGGAGACAACCTCTCCCCGATTGACTTCGAGGTCGATCCCCCTCAGCACCTGGAGCGGAACGTCCGATTTCCCGGCCAGGCGGTAGGCTTTTTGAATATTAGCGCAGCGTACGATCGGTTCCTGTTCCATGCTATTATTCCCAGCGCAAGACTTCAACGGGATGAGTCCCGGCGGCCCGGCGGGCGGGGTAATACGCCGCAAGGAATGAAAGCCCGGCGGAGGCGAGGCTGATGGCAAGAAAGTCCGTCCAGCGGATCTCCACGGGGATCGCAGGAATGATATAGACCGTAGGGTCGAGCGGAAAGATCTGGTACCGGATCTGCACCAGAAGGACCCCAAGCCCGATCACGATCCCCAGCACCGTTCCGGCAAGACCGATCAGCAGGCCCTCCGCCATGAACAACCGGACGATTCGGTTCGGCGTCATCCCCATCGCCTTGAGGACACCGATATCGCGCCGTTTCTCGATCACCGTCATGGTCAAAGACCCGAGCATGTTGAAGGTCGCGACCAGAATGATGAGGCAGAGGAGGACGTACGCCGACCAGCGTTCCATTTTCATCACCGAGTAGAGGCTCTTGTGCAAATCGTACCAGGTCGACACCGACAGATCCGGCGGAAGCTGGCCTGCAAGCCGGGAGCGGGCGTCCTCCGCGTCGTTGAAATCCGTAAGCCGGAGGTCCACCCCGCTGTATTTTCCCTCAAGATTGAAGAGCTTCTGGGCAGCCCCGGTGGAAATGTAGGCGTAGCCCGCGTCGTAGTCTTTATTATTGGATTCGAAGATTCCGCTGATCCGGAACTTCATAGTTTGCGGGCCGGCGAGGCCCGCCAGGCCCGCCAGGTCCGATCGAAATCCCGAGGGACTCACCACGGCGATCTCATCGCCGACGATCGACGCGAGCCTGTCCGCGAGCGTCAGTCCGATCACGATGCCGTCGGCGCCGGTTGAATCATGGAAGGCAAGCGAGCCCAGGATCATTTTATCCCGGAGGCCGGAGACCTCGCCGATCCTCTCCTGATCGACACCGCGAATGTAGACGACCTTGTTGTAGGACCTCGCCACGAGCATTCCCTTGCCGGAGACGAAGGGTGCGAACGCCTTGAGCTCCGGGAGCCGGCGCAAGACCTTCCCGATCGCATCCACATCCCCGTCCGTGAGAGTCCCGCGCCGTTCGATCCGCACGTGGGGATCGAAGCCGACGAGGACGGAAGTGACGACTCCGTTAAAGCCGTTGAAGACCGAAAGGGCGATGAGGAGCGCGGCCACTCCGACGGTGATTCCGACGACGGAAATCAGGCTGATCACGTTGATAAACCGCATGCTCTGCTTCGAAGTAAGATACCTGCGGGCGATATACCGTTCGACCTGGCCCATTCTCTACCCGAAGCGAAGGGCTGCAATCGGATCGAGCCGTGCGGCGGCGCGCGACGGAAGCAGGGTCGTGAGGAGCGAGACGAGGAGCGCGACAGCGGTGACGATGAGAAAATTCTCCGGCCGGAGCAGGATCGGAACCGCATTCATATAATAGATTTCCGACGGGAGCGAGATGATCCTGAAAGTCAGCTGGAGCCAGCAGCAAAGGTAAGCGAGAGCGTTTCCGAAGGCGACACCCACGGAGGCGATGCAGAGGCCCTGCAGTATGAAAATTCTTCTTATGAGCGCCGGCCCCGCGCCGAGGGATTTCAGGATCGCGATCGCCCTGATCTTCTCGAGGACGAACATCAGGATCGTGCCGATGATATTCACGGTCGCCACGACGCTGATGAGGCTCAGGAGGACCGGCGAAAGTTTCTTCTGGAGCTCCACCCAGGAGAAGAGGTTGCGGTAGAGTTGAAAGACGGTGCGCGTAAAATGGGGGTACCCCAGGACGGTCTCGATCTGCGCCGCCACCTGATCGACCGCATTGATATCCGTGACCAACACGTCGAAGCCCGACACATCGTCCTCCATCCGGAACAGGTTCTGAGCGTCCCTCAGCGCGGTGAACGCATAGATGTCGTCAAATTCCGCCATGCCCGATTCGTAGATCCCGACGAGCTGAAACTGCTTCGCCCGCGGCTGGGTCGAAGGCACGGTCCCGGAGGGGAGCGCGAAGACAACCAGTTTGTCTCCCACCGAGCAATTGAGCCTGCGCGCCAGCTTATTGCCGATGACGAGCTCCGGGCCGGCGTGTTCCCCGCCCTGCAGGAAGCGCCCGTTGACAAGCCGCTGCCTCCTGGTGACTCGATCCCGCGAGAGATCGACCCCTTTCAGGAGAATGCCGTCCACCCCATCGTGTGAACGGATCATCCCTTCCCTGGCTGCGAAGGGCGAGATCGATTCGACGCCGGGCACCTGCTGCTCCACCCGGTCGATCGATCGGCGGTATTGCTGGAGCGGCTCATTCTGATACCCGAGAACCTGTATCTGGGAGGTGAAGGTGACGACCTTTTCCTTGATTTCGCTCTCGAAGCCGGAGAGAACCGAAAGGGTGATGATCAGGGCTGCGGTCCCCAGCATGACGCCGAGGACCGTCATCCCGGTAATGAAGGAGAGAAAACCGGCCCGCCGGTGCGACTCCAGGTATCGCTTCGCTATGAACCAGGATGGCGACAAATCGTGTCGGAAATGGGACCGGCCCGTTAGTTGGACTTTGCGGCGTATTCGGCCAGATAGGCGCGGATGAACTTATCGATATCCCCGTCCATCACCGCCTGGGTGTTGCTCGTCTCGATTCCGGTCCGGTGGTCCTTGACCATGTTATACGGGTGGAAAACGTAGGAGCGGATCTGGCTCCCCCACTCGATCTTCTTCTTCGTGCTCTCGATGACGGAGCGCTTCGCCTCCTCCTCTTCCTTCCGAAGCTGGTAGAGGCGCGATTTCAACATCTTCATCGCCCGCTCCTTATTCTGAAATTGCGAACGCTCCTGCTGGCAGGCGACCACGACTCCGGTCGGGATGTGCTTGATCCGGACGGCGGTTTCGACCTTGTTGACGTTCTGGCCCCCCTTTCCGCCGGAGCGGTAGGTCGCGATTTCGAGGTCGGCGGGATTGATTTCTATCTCCACATCGTCCTCGATCTCCGGATAGATGAAGACCGACGCGAAGGAAGTGTGCCGGCGGGCGTTCGAGTCGAACGGCGAGATGCGGACCAGCCGGTGGACCCCGTTTTCCGCCTTCAGGTAGCCGTAGGCGTACTCTCCCTGCACTTCGATGGCGACGCTCTTGATCCCGGCGCCCTCGCCGGCCTGCTCGTCGAGGAGAAACGTCTTGAACCCCTTGCGTTCGCACCAGCGGATGTACATCCGGAAGAGCATTTCCGCCCAATCCTGGGCCTCCGTACCGCCCGCTCCGGCGTGAATGGTGAGGATGCAGTTCTTCGCGTCATCCTCCCCGCTCAGCATGTTCCGGAATTCCAATTCCTCCAGCGACCGCTCGATCCCCGAAACTTCGGATTCGAGTTCGGCGGTATAGGACTCGTCCGACGACTCCGTCGCGAGCTCCCGCAGCGTCTGCGCGTCGTTCAGTTTGCGCCGGATGCCCGACCATGCCTCGACCCAGACTTTGCGCCGGCTGATCTGCTGCATGACCTTCTGCGCAGCGATATTGTCGTTCCAGAAACCGGGGGCGTTCGTCTTCGCTTCGAGACCGGCTATCTCTTTTTCCTTGGCGTCGAGGTCAAAGAAAACCCCGGAGGACGTTCAGTTTTCCCTCGAGTTGCTTCAGACGGTCTTCAATTCCTTCAAACATGTTCATGTTCCTTGTGTAAGAGTTTCCGGCGGCTCAACCGAGCGTGCCGTCCGGGACTTCAATCTCCATTCGCAGGAGTGCGCTGCTCAGGGTCTTTCCCTGCGCGTCGTTCTTCAATGAAACGGTCCCTCCGCCTCCCAGAGTGTTATGGAGCAGAAAATTGAGCGCCTGGAGGTTCGGGAGCTCGAAACGCTCCACCTCTCCGAAGCAGATCCCCTCGAAGTGCCGTTTCACAGCCGAGGCCGTGACGTACTGCCGGATAAGAGGATAATACTCCGGCTTTCGCGCGATCAGCCCCACATTCCCCGTGTCGCCTTTGTCACCCGACCGGGCATGCGCTATCTTGAGAAGTTGGACCTTCACCTTCGGTGCGTTCAGTTTTCGGTGACAATCACTTGCGCCTTCACCGCTTCCTTCGGCATCAGAGCGGGCCAGTAGGCGATGACTTCGCTCGGCTTGGGCCGGCCGCCCGCAAACCCCGTTACCGCCGGGGGTCCCACGAGGATCAGGGGCGCGATTTCTTTTCCGAATCGTTCGACCGCGTCGCGGTCCCGTCCCCGGACACCCACGCGGAGCACCACCTCGTTAATCACATCCGGCATCGGGGCGATCGGCCCGTGGCAGGAGTTCAACCCGAGGAATTCGGTCCGGATTTCGTCGAACACCAGACCCAGATCGCTCAGCCTGGTCCGGAGGATCTCGTCCGCCTTCTTCGCTTTTTCAAGCGCGTCGGGCCAGGCGTAGGTGAGCGTTCCGACCGCCGTATATCCGTCCGCGTAGGACATCGAAACTTTGTAGAGGTCCGTGCAGGGCGTCCCTTTCACGCCCTGAAGAAGCACGCGGTCCTTACCCTGCTGCTCGAGCCTGATGGTGGTGAAATCGGCGATGCACTCCGGAGTAATGTAGTTTGAAGGGTCCCCGATTTCATAGAGCAATTGCTCGCTGACCGTCTGAACGGAGACCATTCCGCCGGTTCCCTCGTGTTTGGTGATCACGATCTCGCCCCCGGGATGCGCTTCCGCGATCGGGAATCCGATATGGGCGAGGTCCGGGACCGACTGCCATCCGGCCGAAAAGTTTCCGCCGCTCGATTGGCCCCCGCACTCGAGGATATGGCCCGCCACAACTCCCGCAGCGAGCTTGTCCCAGTCTGACCAGGACCACCCGAATTCGTGGATCATGGGCGCGTAGGTCAAGGCCGTATCGGTGGTACGCCCCGTAATAACGATCCGGGCGTCCTGCTCCAGCGCCGCGACGATCGGCCGCGCACCGAAGTAAACGTTCGCGCTGACAAGCCGGCTGCGCACGCTATCGAGTTTTTCGCCTGTCTCCATATTCGCAAGGCCGATACCCCCGCTTTTCAAGGCGTCGAGGCTCCCGAGGATATTATCACCGAGCACGACTCCGATCCGGAGCCCCTTGATGCCGAGCTTGCTCGCAACGGCGAAGATCGCGTCGCGGCACCCCTCGGGATTGACCCCCCCGCCGTTCGTGATCACCCTGATGTTTTTCTCCATCAGGGCGGGAAGGATCGTTTCCATCAGCGGGACGAGGTCCTTCGCATACCCGAGCCGGGGGTCTTTCATCTTTTGCTTCTGCATGATGGACATCGTGACCTCCGCGAGGTAGTCCATCATCATGTAATCGATCGGGCCCTTCGCGACCTGGTCCACCGGCGCCGTGAGGAGATCACCCCAGAACCCCTGGCCGCTTGCGACCCTGATTGTTTCCTTCATCCCGGAGTCAGATTATTCGGATATGCAACTCTTTGAGCTGCTGCGGATCGACCTCCGAGGGGGAATCGTCCATCATCGAGGTCGCGCTCGTCGTTTTTGGAAATGCGATGACATCGCGGATCGACTTCCCTCCGGTGAGAAGCATGCAGATCCGGTCGAGACCGAAGGCGATCCCGCCGTGCGGCGGAACGCCGAAGCGAAAGGCCTCGAGGAGAAATCCGAATTTCTGCCGGGCCTGCTCCTCGGCGATCCCAAGGAGCCCAAACACTTTGCGTTGCAGGTCCCGGTCGTGGATGCGGATGCTCCCTCCGGCAATTTCATATCCGTTCAGCACGAGGTCGTAGGCGCGGGCCCGGGCGCGAAGCGGTTCGGCGTCGACCAAAGGCAAGTCTTCGACCCGCGGAGACGTAAACGGGTGATGAACCGCCACATGCCGCTTCTCCGCCTCGTCATATTCGAACATCGGAAAATCAGTCACCCAGGCCAGACGGAACACCCCCCCTTGGATGAGGTTGAGCCTCCGGGCCATCTCAAGCCTCAGCGCTCCGAGAATCGTGTAGGCCTTCAGCCACTCGTCGGAAATCAGCAATATCAGATCTCCCGGCTTTGCCCCCATCGTTTTTCGAATGGTCTCGAGGAGAGGCTTGCCGAGGAATTTCTCGGTCGGGGTTTCGATGCCGGCCTCCGTGACGCGCATCCAGACCAGGCCCCCGGCGCCCTGGCTCTTTGCGAAATCAGTAAGCCCGTCGAGCTGGTTTCTCGTGAAGGAGGCACAGCCGGGTGCGGTGAGACCCGCAACAACTCCGCCCTTGCCCACGACATCGGCAAACACCCTGAAACCGGAATCCTTCACCGCCTCGCTCACCGATGTGAGCTCCAGGCCGAAGCGAAGGTCCGGCTTGTCCGAGCCGAACCGTTCCATGGCTTCCTTGTAGGTGAACCGGGGAAGCGGGAACTGTATCTCCGTCCCGAGGATTTCCTTGAAGAGCCGGCCCATCAGCCCCTCGGCGATGGCCATGACGTCCTGCTCGTCGACAAACGACATTTCTACGTCGATCTGCGTAAACTCGGGTTGCCGGTCGGCCCGGAGGTCCTCGTCGCGAAAACACTTCACGATTTGGAAATACCTGTCCATGCACGCGACCATGAGAATTTGTTTATAGGTCTGAGGGGATTGCGGAAGGGCGTAGAACTTCCCCCGGTGGACGCGGCTCGGGACAAGGTAGTCGCGTGCGCCCTCCGGCGTGCTCTTCATCAGAACGGGGGTCTCAATCTCGAGGAACCCGTGCTGATCGAAATATGTGCGTGTCAGAAGATAGACTTTGTGCCGGACGGCCAGGTTCCTCTGCATCGGTGCGCGGCGCAGGTCGAGGTAACGGTATTGCAACCGCGCCTCCTCGTGAACGTCGAGTTCGTCCTCAATCGGAAATGGAGGGGTGTCGGCCCGGTTGAGAATGACAAGCTCGTCCGCGAGGACATCGATTTCACCCGTAGGAAGATTCGGATTACGGGTCCCCTGGGGGCGCGCCTCCACTGTTCCGCTCACCGAGACAACGTACTCGCTTCGAAGCTCTCCCGCAACCCTGTGGGTCGCCTCCCTGGTCTGTGGGTTGAACACCACCTGAGTCTTCCCATACCTGTCGCGGAGATCGATAAAGACCACGCCGCCGAGGTCCCTCCGGATATCCACCCACCCTGTCAGCGTGACACGCTTGCCGACGTCGCCGGCCCGAAGCTCACCGCACGTGCAGGTACGTTTCTTATACTCCATCCCGAATCAGTCTATTCGAATGTGTTGAAATATAACAGGTTGCGGCGGAATCAATATAGGAAAAAAAAGGAGGAGTCACAAAGGAAGAGCCGATCCCATCCCCGTAAAAGGGAGAGGATCGGCTCTTGATCGTTCCACACTGCGCCGTCCCGCCGGAGAGTTGCGGCTCCGGCCGGGGCACAGGTGAAGTCCTTCGTTACTTGACCAAAATCATCTTCCGTGTCGTGCTGTGGTAATTTGACGGAATCCCGTCTTCCAGGTTCGCGGGCTGCTCGACAAAGATCCTGTAGAAATAGATGCCTGAAGCGAGCGTCGATGCGTTGAATTCGACCTGCTGTTCGCCGTCCTCCATCTGTTGGTTTTCAAGCAACGTCGCTACTGTCTGGCCGACGATATTATACACCTTGAGAGTGACAACCGCCGGATCGGAGAGTTGGAACTCGATCGTCGTCGTCGGGTTGAAGGGGTTCGGATAGTTCTGCCTCAACTCGAAACTGAGCGGCAGCTCAAGGTTGATTACCTGGACCGGCTGGAGTTTCTCGGGTACGGCGCTTGAGTTGGACCTGAGATACGGTACATCCGCAAGGGCACGGACTCCCTTCAACTTCAGAGAATCCGAAAACTTCACCGTATCCATCGGTCCCTCGAACGCGTTGTTGATTCTCTTGATCGTGTAATCGAGGGTATCAAACGCCGCCTGATCGGCAAATACGTGTATGCCCCCGGAGTAGGATCCCATCATCAGCGAGTCTCCGACATGGGCGATTTCCTTGATCATCAACCCGTTCAGCGGATTTGCGGTCCCGTCGTTGTAGATCAGCTCGCCGAACCCGAGCGGTGTCTTTTCAAGCTGGCTCGCCACAATACTAATCTTCAACGCGATCATGTCCGCAAGCAACACGTCGTTAAACGTCGCCGGCGGAAGCTGCGTGTGGCGCTTCAGGACCGGTTTGCCGTTTACAAGCACGTTAAACCCATGCGCGGCGGTCGTATGAGGCCCCGTTTTGTCGCTGAGCGTCTTGACCACGTTCGTGTACTTCGGAGAAAGCAACCATCCGTATTGCTTGGCGCTGTCGAGCGTGCGGTCTTTGCCGACGAGCAATCCGTTCGTCGACATGAAACCGCTGAACGCGAAGTTCTCGGCCAGTGCGTTGATCCGGTTCGGCATCGGGAGCTTGGGTTGGTTCCGCACGAAGAACGGATTCTTATGGTTCGGTCCGTTTTTCACTGTCGACCTCGTCCACCAGTACTTTCCGACCTTCTGGAGTTTTCCTTTGTTCCCGAACGCTTGCACCCGGACGGAGTCTCCAGGCGCAAGAGGAGAAGCAAAGGTGAAGTTCCATTTCTTCATTTTTCCAAGGTCCCCGTTGGAGATCGTCGAAGCGGGAACCGTGAAAAAGGGTCTCGACGTGTCGATCGCGATCGAGAATTCGACATGGAAATCGGTTATGGCAACCGAGTCGTTCCGCACGACGAAAAGGAAATCTACCTTGTCCGGTTTGCGTGCTACGTACTTGTTCGGCTTCCCCTTGTTGTCTTTCGAGGCGACGATGCTGTCCGCCCTGAACGAGCGGTACATTGTCGCGTAGGCGGGGCTCACCTCAAACGTCGCGGAGATCGTGTGATCGGCTGACACGTTCGTGAAGGAATAGTTCGTAGCCGTTCCGACCGAGCTGCCGTCGACAACGACGTCCAGCACGCGATACCCGGTGTTCCCTGTGATGGCGAATGCCTGGCTGGCGCCGGCGTTGACCACGACCGCCCCGGAGGGAGTGATCGTCCCGTTGGCGCCCGCCGAAGCCGTGATCGTAAACGTGCTCTGGGCGAACGTCGCACGAATTGTGTGGTTTGCGGTCACGTTGATAAACGTGTAGCTCGCCGTCGAATCAACCTTTGCGCCGTCGACGATTACGCTATCCACATGGTAACCGCTGCTCGGGACCATCGAGAAGCTCTTATTCGATCCTCGAGCCGCCTTGACGTTGCCGGATGGGTTGATCGTCCCATGCAACCCGGCCGAGGCCGCTATCGTGAATGTATCCGGCTTGACGACCTGAGAGACCGTGTTCGACGTGCTCGTGTCATAACTTGCCGACCCGTTATAGCGGGCAAGAATGGCGTGCGTTCCGATTGCGAGATTAGACTTCGACACAAGGGCGATTCCGCTTCCGTTTATCGCGGCCGAATCGACCACAAGCCCGTCCACCTTGAAGTAGACCAGACCGGTTGTCGCCCCGCCCTTCACCGTGTCGCTGAAGATCACCGACTGACCAAAGACTGAGGGATTCGGAGTCGTGGTCAAAGAACTCGTCGTCGGTATCCTGTTCACAGTCAGCGTCGCCGGATTTGATGTCTTGGAAGGAGGACACGTCCCTGAGACAACCACATCGTAGGAACCTGCATCCGCCGCTGCAGCCGGATTGATCGTAAGTGTGGCACTCGTTGCACCCGAGATATTCCCACCGTTCACCAGGTTCACGGTAGCCATGCGCCACTGGTAGGTCAACCCTGCGCCGGTCGCGGTCACAGAGAAGCTTGCGGATGATCCCGATGTAACGGTCTGATTCGTAGGATCCGCAGAGATGGCCGGTAGTGCGTTCACGGTCAGTTTACCGAATCCCGAGGCGGTGCAGCCCTTGGTATCAGTCACAGTCACCGAGTAGTTACCCGCGGTGCTGACACTGATTGTCGACGTGGTCGCACCGGTACTCCACGCGAACGTCTTTGATCCGGTCCCACCCGCGGGGGTTGCGGTGATCGTGGCTGAGTTCCCGGCGCACGCCTGTACGCTGTCAACCGAGACAGTGGGGTTCGGGTTTACAGTCAGTGATCCTGTACCCGAGCCTGTGCATCCTTTCGTGTCTGTCACTGTCACCGAGTAGGTGCCTGCAGTGCTCGTACTGATCGTCGATGTCGTCGCACCCCCGCTCCAGGCATATGTCACCGCGCCCGTCCCGCCTGCCGGTGTGGCAGTGAGCGTAGAAGGAAGCGCACTTGCGCATGCTGCGACATTAGCCACTGATACCGTCGGATTCGGATCAACCGTCAGTGTGCCCGTGCCTGAGCCCGTGCAACCTTTCGTGTCTGTTACGGTCACGGAATATGTGCCGGCTGTGCTCGTACTTATTGTTGAGGTCGTCGCTCCCGTGCTCCAGGCATATGTCACCGCGCCGGTCCCTCCAGCTGGTGTCGCAGTCAACGTTGCCGGAAGCGCACTTGCGCACCGTTCCACGTTCGCGACCGAGACGGTCGGATTCGGATCGACTGTCAATGTCCCTGAGCCGGTCCCCGTGCACCCCTTCGTATCTGTCACGGTCACCGAGTACGTCCCCGCGGTGCTCGTGCTGATCGTCGATGTCGTCGCTCCCGTGCTCCAGGCATATGTCACTGCACCCGTTCCGCCGCTTGGAGTCGCCGTAAGCGTAGCGGGAAGCGTGCTTGCGCAGACCTCAACATTACCGACTGATACCGTCGGGTTCGGATTCACAGTCAATGTACCCGTGCCGGAGC harbors:
- a CDS encoding acyclic terpene utilization AtuA family protein, whose amino-acid sequence is MKETIRVASGQGFWGDLLTAPVDQVAKGPIDYMMMDYLAEVTMSIMQKQKMKDPRLGYAKDLVPLMETILPALMEKNIRVITNGGGVNPEGCRDAIFAVASKLGIKGLRIGVVLGDNILGSLDALKSGGIGLANMETGEKLDSVRSRLVSANVYFGARPIVAALEQDARIVITGRTTDTALTYAPMIHEFGWSWSDWDKLAAGVVAGHILECGGQSSGGNFSAGWQSVPDLAHIGFPIAEAHPGGEIVITKHEGTGGMVSVQTVSEQLLYEIGDPSNYITPECIADFTTIRLEQQGKDRVLLQGVKGTPCTDLYKVSMSYADGYTAVGTLTYAWPDALEKAKKADEILRTRLSDLGLVFDEIRTEFLGLNSCHGPIAPMPDVINEVVLRVGVRGRDRDAVERFGKEIAPLILVGPPAVTGFAGGRPKPSEVIAYWPALMPKEAVKAQVIVTEN
- the aspS gene encoding aspartate--tRNA ligase, coding for MEYKKRTCTCGELRAGDVGKRVTLTGWVDIRRDLGGVVFIDLRDRYGKTQVVFNPQTREATHRVAGELRSEYVVSVSGTVEARPQGTRNPNLPTGEIDVLADELVILNRADTPPFPIEDELDVHEEARLQYRYLDLRRAPMQRNLAVRHKVYLLTRTYFDQHGFLEIETPVLMKSTPEGARDYLVPSRVHRGKFYALPQSPQTYKQILMVACMDRYFQIVKCFRDEDLRADRQPEFTQIDVEMSFVDEQDVMAIAEGLMGRLFKEILGTEIQFPLPRFTYKEAMERFGSDKPDLRFGLELTSVSEAVKDSGFRVFADVVGKGGVVAGLTAPGCASFTRNQLDGLTDFAKSQGAGGLVWMRVTEAGIETPTEKFLGKPLLETIRKTMGAKPGDLILLISDEWLKAYTILGALRLEMARRLNLIQGGVFRLAWVTDFPMFEYDEAEKRHVAVHHPFTSPRVEDLPLVDAEPLRARARAYDLVLNGYEIAGGSIRIHDRDLQRKVFGLLGIAEEQARQKFGFLLEAFRFGVPPHGGIAFGLDRICMLLTGGKSIRDVIAFPKTTSATSMMDDSPSEVDPQQLKELHIRII